The Crocinitomicaceae bacterium genome includes a region encoding these proteins:
- a CDS encoding T9SS type A sorting domain-containing protein codes for MMHPKIIFSCAAFIGFSAFGQNLELISAGGTYTESSGGSVAWSVGEVVIETVGSGSYDYTQGFHQGNVYVASIEPAPEFEFKVYPNPAADIVYINTDQSLDLVITDVSGRVIAEYSITSGTFELNVTEYSRGTYNLSFTSSSGQMLSSRIVVM; via the coding sequence ATGATGCACCCTAAAATCATATTCAGCTGCGCAGCGTTTATTGGCTTTTCAGCATTTGGACAGAATCTGGAATTGATATCTGCCGGAGGTACGTATACCGAAAGTTCAGGCGGCAGTGTAGCCTGGTCAGTAGGTGAAGTGGTTATTGAGACAGTAGGATCAGGAAGCTACGACTATACACAAGGCTTTCATCAAGGCAATGTGTATGTGGCAAGCATTGAGCCAGCTCCGGAATTTGAATTTAAGGTTTATCCAAATCCGGCGGCTGATATCGTTTACATAAATACTGATCAATCACTTGATTTAGTTATTACAGATGTATCAGGTAGGGTGATTGCAGAATATAGTATAACATCAGGCACATTTGAACTGAATGTAACTGAATATTCTCGTGGGACGTATAACTTGTCGTTTACATCATCATCAGGACAGATGTTGAGTTCACGGATTGTGGTTATGTAA
- a CDS encoding DUF1566 domain-containing protein — protein MKLNLLFVFLIVSTVGIVRAQAPDKFNYQAVVRNTSGAVVQNQSVGVRISITQGSAGGPTVFTETHNPTTNNYGLINLIIGNGTNFGPQLNSIDWSDDIYFISVQIDPNGGTSYSITSTTQLISVPYALHAKTVEENDDADADPTNEYNTGAALSGTNLQITDGGGTQTVDLSSLEDDADSNPFNEMQTLTKASNIITLSGGGAVTDDVDDADANPANELNTGISLTGTTLSIMDAGGTQSVSLATLGNDADANPSNEFNTSANLSGTTLNIIDGGGTISVNLSSLGNDADANPSNEYNTSANLSGTTLNIIDGGGTISVNLSTLGNDADANPSNEFNTSANLSGSTLNITDGGGTISVNLSSLGNDADANPTNEIQTLSLVGSNLSISGGNTITLGGGTDSQVLSLSGADLSISNGNTITLPGGTDSQTLSISGNDISISNGNTITIPADTDDQTLSLVGNNLSIAGGNTVALPADTDDQTLSLSGADLTISDGNTITLPIQSHFVGEHFGGGIVVFVDSTGQHGLICAYADLAGTYKFQDVSSMNLLATNLTDGSVNTPLLVAGINGPYPAAVAADAYAGGGHTDWYLPSVYELELLLRSNYILGTSALTWGGTNFYWSSTQDPTAAGINAYRCLGGPVAISSYGEANAFKVRCVRKF, from the coding sequence ATGAAACTGAATTTACTTTTTGTGTTTTTAATAGTGAGCACCGTTGGGATTGTTCGTGCGCAGGCACCGGATAAATTCAACTACCAGGCGGTTGTTCGCAATACTTCTGGAGCCGTGGTTCAGAATCAATCTGTTGGAGTGCGTATTTCTATTACGCAAGGTAGTGCAGGAGGACCAACTGTTTTTACTGAAACGCACAATCCTACCACAAATAATTACGGGTTGATCAATCTGATTATTGGAAACGGAACCAACTTTGGACCCCAATTAAATTCTATTGATTGGTCAGATGATATTTATTTTATCAGTGTACAGATTGACCCAAACGGTGGAACATCATATTCTATCACTTCTACCACACAATTAATTTCAGTGCCTTATGCCCTTCATGCAAAAACAGTTGAAGAGAATGATGATGCGGATGCTGATCCAACGAACGAGTATAATACCGGAGCCGCACTCAGTGGCACTAACCTTCAAATCACAGATGGTGGCGGAACTCAAACGGTAGATCTATCATCGCTTGAAGATGATGCAGATTCTAATCCTTTTAATGAGATGCAGACACTTACTAAAGCTAGTAATATAATTACGTTGTCTGGTGGTGGTGCTGTGACAGATGATGTTGATGATGCGGATGCTAATCCCGCAAACGAGTTGAACACCGGAATATCTTTGACAGGTACAACATTGAGCATTATGGATGCCGGTGGAACCCAATCAGTGAGTTTGGCAACACTTGGTAATGATGCTGATGCTAACCCTTCAAATGAATTTAATACCAGTGCAAACCTTTCAGGTACAACTTTAAATATTATTGACGGTGGCGGAACAATTTCAGTCAATCTTTCATCATTAGGAAATGACGCTGATGCAAACCCTTCAAATGAGTATAACACGAGTGCAAACCTTTCCGGAACAACCCTTAATATCATTGATGGTGGTGGAACAATTTCAGTCAATTTATCAACTTTAGGAAATGATGCAGATGCCAACCCATCAAATGAGTTTAATACGAGTGCAAACCTTTCAGGTAGTACGTTGAATATTACAGATGGTGGCGGAACAATTTCAGTGAACCTCTCTTCACTTGGGAATGATGCAGATGCCAATCCGACAAATGAGATTCAAACACTTTCATTAGTTGGTTCCAACCTTTCTATATCAGGCGGTAATACCATTACATTAGGTGGTGGAACAGACAGTCAGGTTCTTTCACTTTCAGGTGCTGATTTAAGTATATCAAATGGAAACACAATTACGCTTCCGGGTGGTACAGATAGCCAAACTTTATCTATCTCAGGAAATGACATTTCTATTTCAAATGGAAATACAATTACAATTCCAGCAGATACGGATGATCAAACATTGTCTTTAGTTGGAAATAACCTTTCTATTGCCGGTGGAAATACCGTTGCACTTCCTGCAGATACAGATGATCAAACTTTATCACTTTCAGGAGCTGACCTTACCATTTCTGACGGAAATACTATAACGCTTCCAATTCAATCACATTTTGTGGGTGAGCACTTTGGTGGTGGTATTGTAGTTTTTGTAGATTCAACCGGACAACACGGTTTGATTTGTGCTTATGCAGATTTAGCCGGAACCTATAAATTCCAAGATGTAAGTTCTATGAACCTGCTTGCAACAAATTTAACTGATGGTTCTGTTAACACTCCTTTACTAGTTGCCGGTATTAACGGACCTTATCCTGCTGCGGTTGCTGCTGATGCTTATGCAGGTGGTGGACACACAGATTGGTATTTGCCATCAGTATATGAGCTTGAACTTTTATTGCGCAGTAATTATATATTAGGAACGTCTGCACTAACTTGGGGTGGAACCAATTTTTATTGGTCATCAACTCAAGATCCAACTGCGGCCGGAATTAACGCGTACCGCTGTTTAGGCGGGCCGGTGGCTATTTCAAGTTATGGTGAAGCCAATGCATTCAAAGTGCGTTGCGTGAGAAAATTTTAA
- a CDS encoding efflux RND transporter periplasmic adaptor subunit, which produces MKAFKINLMILCAVVITASCSGVKENQPEVATEQPESNSSVLLTEEQMKLMQIETGPVEYLNMAHTIETNGNISLPPQNTATLSAIIGGRVKAIHVVQGDPVKKGQTLAVLENPEYLEMQENYLTAKTNLSLLEKEYERAKTLRENEINSEKTFEKTESDLHNARFKFEGIKAQLELLGTAFDKLDEGKINPYIMVKSPIDGHIRSVDVNIGKYVEVSDILFDIVDNNHLHLEILVYEQDIPKVASGQKIHFFTPSNPSEVFNGKIYAVGKAFEKDMKAVKVYADILDKKDYLMSGMYVNAFIETDSNHTAVLPNSAITESGGKYYVFAKTNQAENEFRQIEISVGNIQGDYTEIHLLSHDLKDMIFVTKGAYYLQAELQNQDK; this is translated from the coding sequence ATGAAAGCATTTAAAATTAATCTAATGATCCTCTGCGCCGTTGTAATCACAGCATCTTGCAGTGGGGTAAAAGAAAATCAGCCTGAAGTGGCTACAGAGCAGCCTGAATCTAATTCTTCTGTACTGCTTACTGAAGAACAAATGAAGTTAATGCAAATTGAAACCGGACCGGTTGAATATCTCAACATGGCTCACACCATTGAAACCAATGGAAACATTTCGTTGCCTCCTCAAAACACTGCTACTTTGAGTGCAATTATTGGTGGACGTGTAAAAGCCATTCATGTAGTGCAAGGTGATCCGGTGAAGAAAGGGCAAACATTAGCTGTTTTGGAGAATCCTGAATATTTAGAAATGCAGGAAAATTATCTCACGGCAAAAACAAATCTGTCTTTACTTGAAAAAGAATATGAACGCGCAAAAACGCTGCGAGAAAATGAAATCAATTCTGAAAAAACATTTGAAAAAACAGAAAGTGATTTACACAATGCTCGTTTTAAATTTGAAGGCATCAAAGCGCAACTTGAATTGTTGGGTACTGCCTTTGACAAATTGGATGAAGGAAAAATAAATCCCTACATCATGGTTAAATCCCCTATTGACGGACATATTCGTTCAGTTGATGTGAATATTGGAAAATATGTTGAAGTCAGTGATATACTTTTTGACATAGTAGATAACAATCATTTGCACCTTGAAATTTTAGTTTATGAACAGGATATTCCAAAAGTAGCGTCGGGTCAGAAAATTCATTTTTTTACACCATCAAATCCAAGTGAAGTATTCAACGGAAAAATTTATGCTGTTGGCAAAGCTTTTGAAAAAGATATGAAGGCGGTGAAGGTATATGCAGATATTTTAGATAAAAAAGATTATCTTATGTCAGGTATGTATGTCAACGCATTTATTGAAACAGATAGCAATCACACGGCTGTTCTTCCAAATTCTGCAATAACTGAATCTGGTGGAAAATACTATGTGTTTGCCAAAACAAATCAAGCTGAAAATGAATTTCGGCAAATTGAGATTTCAGTAGGTAATATCCAAGGTGATTACACTGAAATTCATCTCTTGTCGCATGATTTGAAAGACATGATTTTTGTAACTAAAGGAGCATACTACCTGCAAGCAGAATTACAAAATCAGGATAAATAA
- a CDS encoding CusA/CzcA family heavy metal efflux RND transporter translates to MIQKIIAASVHNKFIVLLFVTGLILWGSYSVLQISVDAVPDVTNNQVQIITTSRNLSTQDVEQFITYPVELEMANIPGVKEIRSISKFGLSVVTVVFEDEVGTFLPRQLITEKLKTAEANIPTGFGTPFMGPITTGLGEIYQYTLEVKPEFKDQYTPMDLRTIQDWIVKRALSGIPGVVEINTWGGLLKQYEVELDPDRMNAMHISINEVFTAIEENNSVGGGGYIEKEYQTYFIRGEGLITSLDDIRNIVVANRDGIPVYVKDVADVEFGSALRFGAITGNGEGEKVMGQVMLLKDASTNTVLESVKKRVDEIQSQLPEGVYINPFLERSELIGKTTFTIAENLILGAAIVILVVILLLGNIRAGLIISSVIPLCLLFAIALMNSFGISANLMSLGAVDFGIIIDGAIIIAEFVLFTMTAKKSILTHSSSENYSDNKDEIVIESANKMMRSAIFGQLIILIVFIPILVLTGVEGKMFRPMALTFSFALIGAMILCLTYVPVMAALFLKPAADKKSFSDRIMDFLMKIYEPIIRLALRWRTTVIALSLGWLGFSFFLFSTMGGEFIPTLDEGDIVIQPVIPTGTSLTETIEITTKIESILKTNFVEVDQVVSRIGAAEIPTDPMSMEEVDVIIKLKPKSEWVNADTKDDLIEMMEDKLAGLTGIEYEFTQPIEMRFNELITGVRADLAIKIYGQDLDVLAAKANEVQQLIKHVEGAEDITVEKTEGLPQMLVRYDRAKIAHYNLQIADLNELIEIAFGGKKTGEVFEGERKFDLVVRLKESERKDISDIENMLIELPDGNRIPMREVADISYDKGPAKISRDNTRRRVVIGVNVRNRDLQSVVEEIQGILNEKLDLPDGYYVDYGGQFENLNHARQRLMMAVPLALVLIFILLYFTFNSVKEALLVYAAIPLSATGGIILLYLRDLPFSISAGVGFIALFGIAVLNGIVLIEHFKEMRHNHQGSLKSMIIHGTKQRIRPVLLTASAAALGFLPMALSGSAGSEVQRPLATVVIGGLISSTLLTLIILPVLYHLSISKKELMKKRARHGMVLTLLLLMGLVPQTFSQMNITVEQAVDSALTNNSNLLIAELQTEQVRYLNKTALLSEKLNVTFGYGQINGTMNDYQLNLVQQFYFPTVYVKQKQVNMQQQQVAQAWLDLTKSELEYEVRATCQHLIYLYQVLNALSNLKNQYTDFADKAQIRYQAGDATLLEWNLALAKKEEIELLLRSEKSNREIYYANLKYLTKTQSDIALIDTNLMLIDLINPDTLNVQNALLVTYYEAMNKLAEKKIELSKTGYLPDISFGFTQQQIEGVSGLHAYSIGLSIPLFINQKNATVQATKIQHDIALLQSEEITTALQNELNSLFSQFNAVQSSLMYYQNIGLSLASNLESSAVTGYASGDIMYTEFLAGIEQASKIKLEHLALINQQNQITLRINFLTGN, encoded by the coding sequence ATGATTCAAAAAATCATTGCCGCATCAGTACACAATAAATTTATTGTACTCTTATTTGTGACCGGACTAATTCTCTGGGGATCTTATTCTGTTTTACAAATATCAGTTGATGCAGTTCCTGATGTAACAAACAATCAGGTGCAAATTATTACAACCAGTAGAAATTTATCTACGCAAGATGTAGAACAATTTATCACCTACCCGGTGGAGCTAGAAATGGCCAACATACCCGGTGTGAAAGAAATTCGCTCTATTTCAAAATTTGGTCTTTCAGTGGTGACTGTGGTTTTTGAAGATGAGGTTGGCACCTTTTTACCAAGACAGTTAATCACCGAAAAACTAAAAACGGCTGAAGCAAATATTCCTACCGGATTTGGTACACCATTCATGGGACCAATCACTACCGGTTTAGGTGAAATATATCAGTACACCCTTGAGGTTAAACCTGAGTTCAAAGATCAGTACACGCCCATGGATTTACGAACCATTCAGGATTGGATAGTGAAACGCGCATTATCAGGAATCCCAGGCGTGGTAGAAATAAATACCTGGGGAGGCCTGCTCAAGCAATATGAAGTTGAATTGGATCCGGACAGAATGAATGCCATGCACATTTCAATCAATGAAGTATTCACGGCAATAGAAGAAAATAATTCAGTGGGTGGCGGTGGTTATATTGAAAAAGAATACCAGACTTATTTTATCCGCGGTGAAGGATTAATTACTTCTTTAGATGATATAAGAAATATCGTTGTTGCAAACCGTGATGGAATTCCGGTTTATGTAAAAGATGTTGCCGATGTGGAGTTTGGCAGTGCGCTGAGATTCGGTGCCATCACCGGCAACGGCGAAGGTGAGAAAGTGATGGGGCAAGTGATGCTTCTCAAAGATGCCTCAACAAATACCGTGCTTGAAAGTGTAAAAAAACGGGTTGATGAAATTCAATCTCAGTTGCCTGAAGGAGTTTATATCAATCCATTTCTTGAACGCAGTGAGTTGATAGGCAAAACAACTTTTACGATTGCTGAAAATTTAATTCTGGGTGCTGCTATCGTGATATTAGTTGTGATCTTGTTGCTGGGCAATATCCGCGCGGGATTAATTATTTCATCGGTGATTCCGCTTTGTCTTTTATTTGCCATTGCACTTATGAACAGTTTTGGAATTTCTGCAAATCTCATGTCATTAGGTGCTGTAGATTTCGGCATCATCATTGACGGCGCCATCATCATCGCTGAATTCGTGCTATTCACCATGACTGCTAAAAAATCTATCTTGACTCATAGTTCATCTGAAAATTATTCAGATAATAAAGATGAAATTGTGATTGAAAGTGCAAACAAAATGATGCGCTCTGCCATTTTCGGGCAGCTCATTATTCTGATTGTTTTTATTCCCATTCTTGTTCTCACCGGTGTTGAAGGAAAAATGTTCAGACCTATGGCGCTGACCTTTTCATTTGCGTTGATTGGCGCTATGATTCTGTGTCTTACCTATGTTCCGGTTATGGCCGCTCTTTTTCTCAAACCTGCGGCAGATAAAAAATCTTTCTCTGATCGCATCATGGATTTTCTAATGAAAATTTACGAACCCATTATCCGTCTTGCCTTGCGTTGGAGAACAACGGTGATTGCGCTTTCACTGGGCTGGTTAGGTTTCAGTTTTTTTCTTTTCTCCACCATGGGAGGTGAGTTCATTCCAACTCTTGATGAAGGTGATATTGTAATTCAACCTGTCATTCCTACCGGTACATCATTAACTGAAACCATTGAAATAACAACAAAAATAGAAAGCATCTTGAAAACAAATTTTGTTGAAGTTGATCAGGTAGTATCGCGCATAGGAGCAGCAGAAATTCCCACTGATCCAATGAGTATGGAAGAGGTAGATGTCATTATTAAATTGAAACCAAAATCAGAATGGGTTAATGCAGATACAAAAGATGATCTCATTGAAATGATGGAAGATAAATTGGCTGGTTTAACCGGTATTGAATATGAATTTACTCAACCCATTGAAATGCGTTTTAATGAATTAATCACGGGTGTACGCGCTGATCTTGCCATCAAAATTTACGGACAAGATCTTGATGTTCTAGCCGCTAAAGCCAACGAAGTTCAACAACTCATCAAACATGTTGAAGGTGCTGAAGATATCACAGTAGAAAAAACGGAAGGATTGCCTCAAATGTTGGTGCGGTATGACAGAGCAAAAATTGCACATTACAATTTGCAAATTGCAGATTTGAATGAGTTAATTGAGATTGCTTTTGGCGGTAAAAAAACCGGAGAAGTTTTTGAAGGAGAGCGCAAATTTGATCTGGTAGTGCGTCTCAAAGAAAGTGAGAGAAAAGACATCAGTGACATTGAGAACATGCTCATTGAACTACCTGATGGAAACCGAATACCAATGCGAGAAGTTGCAGATATTTCGTATGATAAAGGTCCGGCAAAAATATCTCGTGATAATACACGTCGTCGCGTTGTCATTGGTGTCAATGTGCGCAACCGTGATTTACAATCTGTGGTTGAAGAAATTCAGGGAATATTAAATGAGAAATTGGATTTACCTGATGGATATTATGTAGACTATGGTGGGCAATTTGAAAATCTGAATCATGCCAGGCAGCGTTTGATGATGGCTGTTCCTTTAGCATTGGTGCTGATTTTTATTTTACTTTATTTCACGTTTAATTCGGTTAAAGAAGCTCTGCTGGTTTATGCTGCAATTCCCTTGTCTGCAACGGGAGGCATTATACTTCTTTACTTGCGTGATCTTCCATTCAGCATATCTGCCGGGGTTGGTTTCATAGCATTATTTGGTATCGCGGTTTTAAATGGAATTGTTTTAATTGAACATTTCAAAGAGATGAGACACAACCACCAGGGCAGTTTAAAATCAATGATCATTCACGGAACAAAACAGAGAATCAGACCGGTGCTTTTAACCGCATCTGCTGCCGCACTTGGTTTTTTACCTATGGCTTTGTCAGGCTCTGCCGGATCAGAAGTGCAGCGTCCGCTTGCAACGGTTGTAATTGGTGGTTTAATTTCATCAACGCTCTTAACGCTAATTATTCTTCCTGTACTTTATCATCTTTCTATTTCTAAAAAAGAACTTATGAAAAAACGTGCACGTCATGGCATGGTGCTCACCCTACTTTTGTTGATGGGACTTGTGCCACAAACATTCAGTCAGATGAATATTACCGTGGAGCAAGCTGTGGATTCTGCGCTTACTAATAATTCTAATTTATTGATAGCTGAATTGCAAACAGAACAGGTAAGATACCTCAACAAAACTGCTCTCTTGTCTGAAAAATTGAACGTGACATTTGGTTATGGTCAAATTAACGGTACAATGAATGATTATCAACTCAATTTGGTCCAGCAATTCTATTTCCCTACAGTGTACGTCAAACAAAAACAGGTGAATATGCAACAACAGCAAGTTGCTCAGGCATGGTTAGATTTAACCAAAAGTGAATTGGAATATGAAGTACGGGCAACTTGTCAACATCTGATTTATCTATATCAAGTGCTCAATGCATTATCTAATTTAAAAAATCAATACACTGATTTTGCAGATAAAGCACAAATCAGATATCAGGCCGGTGATGCAACACTGCTAGAATGGAATCTTGCTTTGGCAAAAAAAGAAGAGATAGAATTACTCTTGCGTTCTGAAAAATCAAACCGTGAAATCTATTATGCAAACCTTAAATACCTGACAAAAACTCAATCTGATATTGCACTCATAGATACAAATCTCATGTTGATTGATTTGATAAATCCGGATACGCTCAATGTACAAAACGCATTACTGGTAACTTATTATGAAGCCATGAATAAACTAGCGGAAAAGAAAATTGAATTGAGCAAAACCGGATATCTGCCTGATATCAGTTTTGGATTTACGCAACAACAAATTGAAGGGGTCAGCGGTTTGCATGCATATAGTATTGGCTTAAGTATTCCTCTATTCATCAATCAAAAAAACGCTACGGTTCAAGCAACAAAAATTCAGCATGATATTGCGCTCTTGCAATCAGAAGAAATTACCACTGCACTGCAAAACGAACTCAACAGTTTATTTTCTCAGTTCAACGCCGTGCAATCAAGTTTGATGTACTACCAAAACATTGGACTTTCGCTGGCTTCAAATCTTGAGTCAAGTGCAGTCACGGGGTATGCTTCTGGTGATATCATGTATACTGAATTTCTGGCAGGGATTGAACAGGCAAGTAAAATAAAACTTGAACATCTGGCTCTGATAAATCAGCAGAATCAAATCACGTTGCGAATAAATTTTCTTACCGGAAATTAA